The sequence AGAAGGACCGGGAGCTCATCACCGGTCTCCTGGAAAAATCTTACCGGGGCGAGGACACGCCCGAGATAGACGTCGGCATCATCGCCAAGGACGGCTCCGTCCGCACCATCCTCTTCTCCCGGGGGAACGTGGTCCTCACCGATGGCGACCGGCCGGTGAGCGTCGTCGTCACCGGGATAGACATCACCGAGCGCAACAAGTCCGTGGAGGAGATAAAGAAAGCCCTCCGGGAAAAGGAGGTCATGCTGAAGGAAATCCACCACCGGGTGAAGAACAACCTGCAGATAATCTCGAGCCTGTTGAACCTGGAAGCCGGAAAGACGCAGGACGAGAATGTGTTAGACATCATCTCGACCAGCCAGAACCGGATCAAGTCCATGGCGCTCATCCACGAGAAGCTCTATCAGTCGAAAGAGCTCTCGCGGGTCGACTTCCCCGGTTACATCAGCAGCCTGCTCGACTCCCTCCTCCTCACCTACTCCGACGACTCGCGGTTCGTCACCCCGCAGCTCGACCTCTCTCCCCTGTACCTGGACATCAGCACGGCCATCCCACTGGCCCTCATCATCAACGAGCTCGTCTCCAACTCACTGGAGCACGCCTTCCCCGACGATCGCAAGGGCATCATTTCAATCGGATTGAAGGCCGCGGGGAACGACGACTACACGCTTTTGGTGGCCGATGACGGGGTGGGCATCCCGGACGATTTTGACTTGGAAAACACGAAAACCCTGGGGTTACAATTGGTAAACATGCTCACCCAGCAGATAGACGGCGTTATCGAGATGGACCGGGGTACGCAACCGAAGGGAAGAAAGGGCATAGAGTTCAGGATAACCTTCTCGGAAAAAACGCCCCAGGCGACCCATGAAGCGTAGACCCAACATCATCCTCCTCGTCGCGCTCCTCGGGCTCGCCGTCTGGACCCTGGACGCCCTCGCCGATTCGCTATTCCTCGCGAAACCGTTCGCGGACGCTCTGTTCC comes from bacterium and encodes:
- a CDS encoding PAS domain S-box protein, which produces MGYINEEMLDTPFLDYLEDGERKKVSVSYRSRMGGEDPPPVYETVMLHKEGRRVMVEINAGMIMYGGRPADLVFLHDITQRKEAENALRESEAKLTATLNSLPDLLFEVDHWGKIYDFRTPDASTLYAAPENFLGKTVDQVIPPEAARIIMDALAQAVEKRSHHGAVYVLNMPDGPHWFELSIAARGDPKAPEGRLIVTSRDVTERVKVGEALRLSEEQYRFLFEGSTTLNLIIGVDGTHLDSNISVLKEFGYSRQEVQGRNAMEFVVEKDRELITGLLEKSYRGEDTPEIDVGIIAKDGSVRTILFSRGNVVLTDGDRPVSVVVTGIDITERNKSVEEIKKALREKEVMLKEIHHRVKNNLQIISSLLNLEAGKTQDENVLDIISTSQNRIKSMALIHEKLYQSKELSRVDFPGYISSLLDSLLLTYSDDSRFVTPQLDLSPLYLDISTAIPLALIINELVSNSLEHAFPDDRKGIISIGLKAAGNDDYTLLVADDGVGIPDDFDLENTKTLGLQLVNMLTQQIDGVIEMDRGTQPKGRKGIEFRITFSEKTPQATHEA